A single window of [Clostridium] hylemonae DSM 15053 DNA harbors:
- a CDS encoding DNA-3-methyladenine glycosylase family protein, with amino-acid sequence MVTKETDNFNIEQICISGQCFRMEPIDGSTYSVVAGGRYVEITQEGKSCTFRCAEEEYESFWRHYFDLDEDYGAYIKNIDVKDDYLRSAALLGSGIRILRQDLWEMTASFLISQQNNITRIRRCISNICETYGEKRESASGRVYYTFPEPEALAELEEDALKECNLGYRSKYVVRTARSIAYGDVNLDHIRSLSYPEAKAELLKLYGVGDKVADCICLFGLHHLDAFPVDTHISQALKAHYRRGFPKRRYKGYRGVMQQYIFYYELNGKR; translated from the coding sequence ATGGTTACGAAAGAGACAGACAACTTTAATATAGAACAGATCTGTATCTCCGGCCAGTGCTTCCGCATGGAGCCTATTGACGGCAGTACATATTCCGTCGTGGCGGGAGGACGGTATGTGGAGATCACACAGGAAGGAAAGAGCTGTACGTTCCGCTGCGCAGAAGAGGAGTACGAGAGCTTCTGGCGGCACTACTTTGATTTGGATGAAGACTACGGGGCATATATCAAAAATATCGACGTAAAAGATGACTATTTAAGATCGGCGGCTTTGCTTGGAAGCGGGATCCGGATACTGCGGCAGGATCTGTGGGAGATGACGGCTTCTTTTCTCATCTCCCAGCAAAATAATATCACCCGGATCCGCCGGTGTATCTCCAATATATGTGAAACGTACGGAGAGAAAAGAGAAAGTGCGTCCGGCCGCGTCTATTATACCTTTCCGGAGCCGGAGGCGCTGGCGGAGCTTGAGGAAGACGCCCTGAAAGAATGCAATCTCGGATACAGGAGCAAATATGTTGTGCGCACGGCCAGAAGTATAGCGTACGGGGATGTAAACCTGGATCATATCCGGTCGCTTTCCTATCCGGAGGCGAAGGCTGAACTTTTGAAGCTGTACGGGGTAGGCGATAAGGTGGCGGACTGTATCTGTCTGTTCGGACTTCATCACCTGGATGCGTTTCCGGTGGACACACATATCAGTCAGGCGCTGAAAGCCCATTACCGCAGAGGCTTTCCGAAGCGGCGGTATAAAGGATACCGGGGGGTGATGCAGCAGTATATTTTTTATTATGAATTAAACGGGAAACGCTGA
- a CDS encoding helix-turn-helix domain-containing protein codes for MDNKKTGQLIARRRKAAGLTQKELAERLGVTNKAVSKWETGGGLPDVGMLKELSRTLEISVDELLDGEEYSGQAGGKKSGMYRETEGHGQKKRRTAAVICVVPALLLLCMQLAYVTAGKNTVWSISQIFCRTLLIYWRQFC; via the coding sequence ATGGACAATAAGAAAACAGGACAGTTGATCGCCAGAAGAAGAAAGGCAGCAGGCCTGACCCAGAAGGAACTGGCAGAACGGCTCGGTGTCACCAACAAGGCGGTATCCAAATGGGAGACAGGAGGCGGCCTTCCGGATGTAGGCATGCTGAAGGAATTGAGCCGTACACTGGAGATCAGTGTGGATGAACTGCTGGACGGAGAAGAGTACAGCGGACAGGCCGGAGGAAAAAAGAGCGGTATGTACCGGGAGACAGAGGGACATGGGCAGAAGAAAAGAAGGACCGCCGCGGTCATCTGCGTGGTTCCCGCGCTGCTGCTGTTGTGCATGCAGCTCGCATATGTGACGGCCGGGAAAAATACGGTATGGAGTATATCTCAGATTTTCTGCCGTACCTTGTTAATATACTGGCGGCAGTTCTGCTGA